The DNA region AGGGTGCTCAACGCGCTCGAGACGGAAGGCCGCGTCGTCCGGCGTCCCGACGAGCACGACCGGCGGGCGCAGCGGATCGCGATCACCGAAGACGGCCGCGAAGCCCTGCGCGCACACGTCCGCGACGGCAACCGCTGGCTGGCCGCGGCCCTCGGCGAAACGCTGACCCCCGCGGAACGTGAGATCGTGCGGGTGGCGGCGGGATTGCTGCTCCAGGTCGCCGGCCACGGAGCCGTGAACGACCGCGGCCGGGGTGCCCCGCCGCCGCTCTGACCGGCCTCGCTTCAGCCGTGCCGGACGAGCGCGGGGTACTCGTCGAGGGTGATGTCGGTGGCGAACTTGTCGGTCACCCACAGCATCCCGCGCAGCAGGAGCCGTCGCCGGAACATCTGGTCGCGCAGTTTGATCCGCAGTGCGGTCGGCGGCGCGAGGAACGGCCCGGCGTTGGCGTTGCGGGCGATCTTGGCGTAGCCCGAGAACTTCTCGTCGTACCGGTGGAAGGCGAGTTCGTGGTCGCCGTCCGCGGCGGCGAGTTCGCCCGCGATGACGTACGCGGCCACGATGGCGAGCCCGGTGCCGAAGCCGCCCAGCGTGTTGCCGTACGCCGCGTCGCCGAGGAGCGCGACGCGTCCGGTGGAGTAGCCGTCCATCTTGACCCGGGCGATCGAGTCCAGGTAGACGTCGTCCGAGCGCTTCACCGCCTCCATCAGCTCGGGCAGCCGCCAGCCGCCGCCGTCGAACGCGGCGGCCAGGATCTCCTTCTGCCTGCCGATGTCGTAGCGGTCATAGCCGATCTCGGGCGAGGCGAACACGAAGAACGCGGTCGCCTTGGGCCCGCCGGTGGCGGCCATCCGGCCGGGCTCGTTGTACATCACGGCCGGGCCGCCGTCGGTTTCGCCGGTCTCGACCAGGGCGTAGTAGTGGCCGAGGTGCTCCACGTAGTCGGCTTCCGGGCCGAACGCCAGCCGTCGCACGGTGGAGTGGATGCCGTCCGCGCCGAAGACGAGGTCGAACCGCCTCGGGGCTTCGCGCTCGAAGGTGACGTCGACCCCGTCGGGGGTCTCGGTCAGCGAGGTGATCGAGTCGCCGAAGACGTACTCGCAGTCCGACGAGGTCCGGTCGTACAGGATCCGGGCCAGATCGCCGCGCCGGATCTCGACGTCGCCGCCGGTGAACTCGCCGGGCAGGACGGCGAGCGGCCGCTCCTCGGCGTCGATGATGGTCTGGTCGAGCCCGCCGGTCTGGTGCCGGTGGATCTCGTCGAGGATGCCCATGCGCTCCAGCACGGTGCGGTGGGTCGCGCCCTTGAAGTCGACCGCCTGGCCGCCGGGGCGCAGTTCCGGCGACCGTTCGACGACGGTGACCGCGTAGCCCTGGCGGGAGAGCCAGAAGGCGAGCGCGGGACCGGCGATGCTCGCGCCGGAGATGAGGACTGTCCTGTTCGTCATGGCAGGAGCTTCGCGGCCGGTGTTGACGAAGCGCTGACAGCCCGCTGACCGCTCCCCGTCAGCTCCAGCCCGGCAAGGGAAGGGTGAGTTGCCCGGGCACGTCCGGCGGCGCCGTCTCGTAGCGCGGTGGTGTCGCCGACAGCCCGATCGGGTTGCGGGTCAGCCGCACGGAGGTGCCGTCTGGCCGCGGGAGATCGACCGTCGGGGCCAGCCCGAGCCGTTCGGCCAGCGCGAACGCGCCCGCGACGTCGTTGACCTCCCCGGCGGGCACGCCTGCCGCGCTCAACTCCGCCGCCCACTCGGCCGCGGGGCGCCTGCCCAGGTGGTCTTCGAGCAGTGCGCGGAGCTCGCTCCGGTTCGCGACCCGGGCCGGATTGGTCGCGAACCGGCTGTCCTCGGCGAGTTCCGGCAGGCCGATGACCTCGCACAGCGCCGCGAACTGCCGGTCGTTGCCGACGGCGAGCGCGAGTTCGTGATCGGCGCAGGGGACGAGTTCGTAAGGGGCGATGCTGGGATGCCGGTTGCCCATCCGCGCCGGGACCGTCCCGCCGGAGGTGTAGGCGCTGCCCTGGTTGACCAGGGCGGCGAGCAGGCTGGAGAGCAGGTCGATCTCGACGCGCTGGCCCTGCCCGGTCCGGTCGCGGTGGCGCAGGGCGGCGAGGATGCCGACGCTCGCGAACAGCCCGGCCAGGACGTCGAC from Amycolatopsis sp. EV170708-02-1 includes:
- a CDS encoding FAD-dependent monooxygenase gives rise to the protein MTNRTVLISGASIAGPALAFWLSRQGYAVTVVERSPELRPGGQAVDFKGATHRTVLERMGILDEIHRHQTGGLDQTIIDAEERPLAVLPGEFTGGDVEIRRGDLARILYDRTSSDCEYVFGDSITSLTETPDGVDVTFEREAPRRFDLVFGADGIHSTVRRLAFGPEADYVEHLGHYYALVETGETDGGPAVMYNEPGRMAATGGPKATAFFVFASPEIGYDRYDIGRQKEILAAAFDGGGWRLPELMEAVKRSDDVYLDSIARVKMDGYSTGRVALLGDAAYGNTLGGFGTGLAIVAAYVIAGELAAADGDHELAFHRYDEKFSGYAKIARNANAGPFLAPPTALRIKLRDQMFRRRLLLRGMLWVTDKFATDITLDEYPALVRHG
- a CDS encoding MarR family winged helix-turn-helix transcriptional regulator, encoding MSEATQVAESVRWAVSRLSSRLRAEQPGDERSLSRLASSVLANLRHSGPLTVGALAAIEGVQPQSLTRVLNALETEGRVVRRPDEHDRRAQRIAITEDGREALRAHVRDGNRWLAAALGETLTPAEREIVRVAAGLLLQVAGHGAVNDRGRGAPPPL
- a CDS encoding CaiB/BaiF CoA-transferase family protein, with product MSETALGPLRVLDFSRVLAGPFATMLLADLGATVIKVERPGTGDDTRSWGPPYDATGQATYFQSVNRNKTSVALDLGNPDDLAQARALALEADVVVENFRPGVMERLGLGPETLLAANPGLVLCSVTGFGTGGGAALPGYDLLIQAVGGLMSITGDPAGEPQKVGVALVDVLAGLFASVGILAALRHRDRTGQGQRVEIDLLSSLLAALVNQGSAYTSGGTVPARMGNRHPSIAPYELVPCADHELALAVGNDRQFAALCEVIGLPELAEDSRFATNPARVANRSELRALLEDHLGRRPAAEWAAELSAAGVPAGEVNDVAGAFALAERLGLAPTVDLPRPDGTSVRLTRNPIGLSATPPRYETAPPDVPGQLTLPLPGWS